The genomic region TCTTGTGCGCCCCGAGAAGCCGCTGGCCGGCGAACATGCGGCCGCCGTCGAGCGGCCGATCGAGCCAGGCGAGGTGTCCGCGCACGAAGACCGGCGCCATGTTCGCGAGGTAGGCGGGCACGAAGAACCACAGCGTCTGTACGAGCGTGGCATCCATGGTTCCACCGCCGAAGAGAGCAACCGGCATGCCGCGCCACCGCCCCACCCAAGGGAAGGTCTTCCCAAATCTGATACGGGCCGCCCCACGGTCCGCACGAAGGGACGGAACGTCCCTTGCACCCGGCGCTTCTCGACGATGCAGGAGGACCGCGCCCGGATCCACAAGCCAGCACGCTTCCGTGTCCCGCCGAACCTCACCGACTACGACGCGGCGTGTGCGGCGTTTCGTTGGGAGGAGGCGCGAGCGGAGCTCGAAGGCCTGCCCGACGGCGGCCTCAACATCGCGCACGAGGCGGTCTTCCGGCACGTCGCCGCGGGGCGCGGCGACCGGATCGCGCTCCGCTGGCTCGGGCGCGGCGGCGGGCGTCGCGAAGTCACTTACGCGGAGCTCGCCGATCTCACGGGTCGGTTCGCAGCGGTGCTCGACGACCTCGGCGTCCGCGGCGGCGATCGCGTCTATGCGCTGCTCGGCCGCGTGCCCGAGCTGTTCGCGGTGGCGCTCGGCACGCTCGCCCACGGCGCCGTCTTCTGCCCGCTCTTCTCGGCGTTCGGCCCCGAGCCGATCCGTGCCCGGCTCGCGCTCGGCGGCGCGCGCGTGCTGGTCACGACCGAGGCGATCCATCGGCGCAAGGTCGAAGCGCTGCGATCGGCGCTCCCCGAGCTCGAGCACGTCCTGCTGGCCGGTGAGCTCGGCGCCGTGACGACGGTGCCCGGCACGCGCGATCTCGCCACCCTGCTGCGCGCCGCGACGCCCCGTCGCGCCGTCGCCCCTACGCGCCCCGAGACGCCGGCGCTCCTGCACTTCACCAGCGGAACGACCGGCCGGCCGAAGGGTGCGCTGCACGTCCACGAGGCGGTCGTCGCGCATCACGCGACGGGGCGCCTCGCCTTGGATCTGCATCCCGACGACGTCTACTGGTGCACGGCGGACCCCGGCTGGGTCACGGGCACCTCCTACGGGATCGTGGCACCGCTCGCCCTCGGCACCACCTGCGTGGTGGACGAAGCGGAGTTCGACGTCGGCCGCTGGTACGACACGCTCGCCCGCGAGCGCATCACGGTCTGGTACACCGCGCCCACCGCGATCCGACTGCTCATGAAGGCCGGAGCCGCCGAGGCGCGCGCGCGCGATCTCTCGGCGCTGCGCTTCCTCGCGAGCGTCGGCGAGCCGCTCAACGCCGAGGCCGTGATCTGGAGCCACGAGACCTTCGGGATCCCGTTCCACGACAACTGGTGGCAGACCGAGACGGGCGGCATCATGATCGCGAACTTCGCCGCCATGGAGGTGCGCCCCGGCTCGATGGGGCGCCCGCTGCCCGGCGTCACCGCCGCGATCGTGCGCCGCGAGGCCGGCGGCGGCGCCGCCGTCGTGCACGAGCCCGACGTGCAGGGCGAGCTCGCGCTCGCGCCCGGATGGCCGTCGATGTTCCGCGGCTACTGGCACGAGGACGAGCGCTATCGAAAGTGCTTCGCCGGCGGCTGGTACCTCACCGGCGATCTCGCGCGCCGCGACGCCGACGGCTACTTCTGGTTCGTCGGACGCGGCGATGACGTCATCAAGACGTCGGGACACCTCATCGGGCCGTTCGAGGTGGAGAGTGTGCTGATGGAGCATCCGGCGGTCGCCGAAGCGGGCGTGATCGGCAAGCCCGATCCGGTCGCGATGGAGATCGTGAAGGCCTTCGTCACCCTGAAGCCCGGCGTCGATCCGACCGACGCCCTCGCGCGCGAGATCGTCGCTCACGCGCGCAAGCGGCTGGGCGCCGTCGTCGCCCCGAAGGAGCTCGAGTTCCGCTCGACGCTGCCGCGCACGCGCAGCGGCAAGATCATGCGCCGCCTCCTGCGGGCGCGGGAGCTCGGTCTTCCGGAGGGCGACACGTCGATGCTGGAGGACCCGGTGTGACCGACGATCGTGCCGCGCTGCGCGAGATGCTGCGCATCCGACGCTTCGAGGAGAAGGCCGCGGAGCTCTACACGCAGGGCAAGATCCGCGGCTTCCTGCACCTGTGCATCGGCGAGGAGGCCGTCTCGGTCGGCACCCTCGCCGCGCTGTCGGCCAGCGACAACGTGGTGTCGACCTATCGCGAGCACGGCCACGCCCTCGCACGCGGCGTCCCCATGGCCGCGCTGATGGCGGAGCTCTTCGGCAAGGTGACCGGGTGCTGCCGCGGGCGCGGCGGCTCGATGCATTTCTTCGACGTCGGGCGCCGCTTCTACGGCGGGAACGCGATCGTGGGCGGGGGCCTCCCGCTCGCCGTCGGCCTCGCCCTCGCCGACCAGATGCAGCAACGCGCCGCCATCACGCTGTGCCTGTTCGGTGACGGCGCCGTCGCCGAGGGCGAGTTCCACGAAGCGATGAACCTCGCCGCGCTCTGGCGGCTCCCCGTCCTGTTCTTGTGCGAGAACAACCTCTATGCGATGGGCACCCACGTCGCGCGGCACCAGGCGCAGCCCGACATCGCGCGCAAGGCCGACGGCTACGGTGTCCCCGCCGAGGCGGTGAACGGGATGGACCTGCACGCCGTGGAGACGGCGGTCGCGGCGCACGGAGCCGCGATCCGGAACGGCGGTGGACCGCGCTTGATCGAGGCACGAACCTATCGCTTTCGCGCCCACTCGATGTACGACCCCGAGCTCTACCGCACCAAGGCCGAGGTCGAGCAGTGGAAGCTGCGCGACCCCCTCCCGGCGTTCGCGGCGACGTTGCGGAGCGCAGGGCGGCTCGACGACGCCGGTTTCGCGGCGCTCGAGACCGAGGTCGCGGCCGAGATCGCCGCCGCGGTCGCCGCGGCCGAGGCGGCGGCGTGGGAGCCGCTCGACGGCCTGGTGCGCGACGTCTACACCGCCGACGCGCCGGAGACGACGTCGTGCGCATGACCTATCGCGAGGCCGTTCGCTCGGCGCTGCGCGAGATCCTGCGGACCGACGCGCGCGCATTCCTCATGGGCGAGGACGTGGGCGCGTACGGAGGCTCGTTCGCGTGCAGCAAGGGGCTACTGGAGGAGTTCGGCCCCGAGCGCGTGCGCGACACCCCGCTCGCGGAGTCCACCTTCCTCGGCGCCGGCATCGGAGCCGCCATGGGCGGCATGCGACCGATCGTCGAGATCATGACGGTCAACTTCAGCCTGCTCGCGCTCGACCAGATCGTGAACAACGCCGCCACGCTCCGGCACATGTCGGGCGGCCAGATCTCGGTCCCGCTCGTCGTCCGCATGGCGACGGGGGGCGGCCGCCAGCTCGCCGCGCAGCACTCGCACAGCCTCGAGGGATGGTACGCCCACGTGCCCGGCATCCGCGTCGCCGTGCCGGCGACGCCGGCCGACGCGCGCGGTATGCTGCTCGCCGCCATGCGCGAGCCGGACCCCGTGTTCCTGTTCGAGCCCGCGGTGCTCTACCCCGTCGAGGACGAGGTCGACGAGGCGGCCGGTCCCGCCGATCTGCGCCACGCGCTCGTCCGCCGAGCCGGACGCGACCTCACGCTCGTCGCCTTCGGCGCCGCGCTGCCGAAGGCGCTGGCCGCCGCCGATGCGCTCGCGCGTGAGGACGTCTCGGCCGAGGTCGTCGACGTGCGCGTGCTGCGCCCGCTCGACCTGCCGACGATCGCCGCGTCGGTCGCGCGCACCCGCCGCGCCATCGTGGTCGACGAGGCCTGGCGGACCGGCGGCTTCGCCGCCGAGATCGCGGCCTCGCTCGCCGAGCAGGTCTTCTACGACCTCGACGCGCCGATCGGCCGGATCTGCGGTGCCGAGGTACCGTTGCCCTATCCGAAGCACCTCGAGGATGCGGCACTGCCTCAGGCCGCGACCATCGCCGCCGCCGCGCGCGCGCTCATGGGGCGGCATGGCTGACCTCGTGATGCCGATCCTCGGCGCCGACATGGAAGCCGGCGTGCTCGTCGCGTGGCGCTGCCGGCCCGGCGATCGGGTGACGCGCGGCGACGTCGTGGCCGAGGTCGAAACCGAGAAGGGCTTGATCGAGATCGAGGCGTACGAGAGCGGCGTCGTGGAGCGGCACCTCGTCGCTCCCGGAACCAAGGTGCCCGTCGGGACGCCGCTCGCGACGATTCGCGGCGACGCGGCCCCCGTGTCCGACGGCGCCCCGGCGGCCCTGCCGCCACCCGTCCCCGCACCGCCGCCGGTCCCCGCACCGCCGCCGGTCGTACTTGCGGTGGGCAGCCCGGCGCCCGCGACGCGCGCGCGCGTCTCGCCGGCCGCACGGCGGCGAGCCGCCGACCTCGGCGTGCGCATCGAGGACGTCGCGGGCAGCGGACCCGACGCCGCGATCACCGTCGCCGACGTCGAGCATGCCGCCGCCGGGTCGGCCCCGGCCGGCGGCATGCGGCGGGCGATCGCCGCCGCCATGAGCCGGTCGAAGCGCGAGATTCCCCACTTCTACCTCGCGACCACGGTCGACCTCCGCGCCGCGACCAGCTGGCTGGCGCGAACGAACGGGAGCCGGCCGGTGGGCGAGCGCCTCCTGCTCGGCCTGCTCTTCGTGAAGGCCGTCGCGCTCGCGCTCCACGACGCGCCCGAGCTGAACGCGGTCTGGCAGGACGGGGGGCCGGTCGCGCGCGAGGCGGTGCACGTCGGGGTCGCGATCACGCTTCGCGGTGGTGGCCTCGTCGCCCCGGCGCTCCTCGATACCGACCGCCGATCCCTGACCGAGCTCATGGCCGGCTTCCGGGATCTCGTGAGCCGCGCCCGCGCCGGGCGCCTGCGGGGTTCGGAGCTCGGCAGCCCCACGATCACGGTCACGAGCCTCGGCGACAACGGCGTCGAGACCGTCTTCCCCGTGATCTACCCGCCGCAGGTCGCCATCGTGGGCTTCGGCACGGTCGTGCAGCGCCCGTGGTGCGACGGTGGCGCGGTGGTGGCCGCACCGGTCGTCACCGCGACGCTCGCCGCCGACCATCGCGTGACCGACGGGCATCACGCCGCCGCCTTCCTCGCCGGCGTCGCGCGGCGGCTCGCTGCCCCGGAGGCGCTATGACGCCCGACGACGTCCGCCGGCGCATCCTCGCCGCGCTCGTGCGCGTCGCCCCCGAGGTCGATCCCGAGACGGTCCGCCCGGAGGCCGTGCTGCGGGACGAGTACGACCTCGACTCGATGGACTTCCTCAACTTCGTGATCGGCCTGCACGAGGGCTTCGGCATCGACATCCCCGAGAGCGACTACCCCGCGCTCGCCACGCTCGCCGGCTGCGAGGGCTACGTTCGCGCCCACACGGCACCGCCGCCGGCCTCGCGTGGGTCGCGCCCGGCGCACCGCTTCGAGGCCACGCTCCAGTGGACGCCGCAGGACGGGAGCGCGATGCTCGCTCACGTCGTCTCCTTCACCGGCCGGCCGGACCTCGCGATGTCGGCGCCGCCGCAGTTTCACGGTGACGGGACGCGTCTCTCGCCCGAAGAGCTCTTCGTCGCCTCGCTCGCGTCGTGCCAGCTCCTCACCTACCTCGCGCTCGCGAAGCGCGCCGGCGTCGCGGTCGCGCGCTACGAGGATCACGCGGTGGCGACGCTCGCCGCGGTCGATCGGGGCATGCGCATCACCGAGGTCGTGCTGCGGCCGCGGATCGTCGTGGCACCCGGCGGCGATGCCGCCAAGGCGCGCGCCCTCGTCGACGCGGCGCACGACGCCTGCTTCGTCGCGAGGTCGATCACGTCGGCCGTCCGCATCGAGCCGGAGGTCGTGGTCGCATGAGCACGGACCCCTCCTCCCCGGCGCACCCCGTGCGCCGCGTCGTGCGGTGGCTGGTGATCGCGTTGCTCGCGGCCGCCCTGGTGCGGGCGCTCATGCTGCTCGCGGGCTCGTGACCGCTGCGCGGGCCGGACCGCCCGGGGTCCAGACGCCGAGGCGCGTCTTCAGGAGCTCGACCATCGCGAGGTAGGTGACAACGACCACCGCGAGGAAGACGAAGAACGACCCGGGAAGCGCGTGGAACCCGAGCAGGCTCGCGACCGGCGAGAACGGCAGGGCGATGCCGATCGCGACCACGCCGAGAACTCCCCCGACGAGCGCCGGGCTCGGACGGCTCCGCCAGGGACGTTCCCGGGTCCGGATCACGAAGACGACGAGCGTCTGGGTCGCGAGCGACTCCACGAACCAGCCCGTCCGGAAGAGCGACGGATCGGCCTGGAAGAGCCAGAGCAGAACGGCGAAGGTGGCCAGGTCGTAGACCGAGCTCAGGGGGCCCAGCACGAGCATGAAGCGGCGGATGAATGCCGCGTCCCAGCCGCGTGGCGCCGCCAGGTCCGCCCGGTCGACCTCGTCGGTCGGAATGGCCACCTGCGAGCAATCGTAGAGGAAGTTCGCGAGCAGGATCTGGAGCGGCAGCATCGGCAGGAAGGGCAGCAGCAGGGACGCGAGCGCCATCGAGAGCATGTTCCCGAAGTTCGAGCTCGTGCCCATGAGCACGTACTTCATGACGTTGCCGAAGCTCCGCCGGCCCTCGACGATCCCATCGTGCAACACGGCGAGGCGCTTCTCGACCAGGATGATGTCGGCCGCCTCCCGCGCGACGTCGACGGCGTCGGCGACCGAGATCCCGACGTCCGCCGAATGCAGCGCGGAGGCGTCGTTGATGCCGTCGCCGATGCACCCGACCACGTGTCCGCGCGCGTGCAGCGCGCGCACGATGCGATCCTTGTGAGCAGGCGTGATGCGGGCGAAGACGGTGGTCCGCTCGGCGAGCGCGCCGAGCGCCATCGTCGACAGCGGGTCGATGTCGGGACCGCGAACGATGCGGCCCGCATCGATCCCGACCGTCGCGCACAGGTGCTCGGCGACCTCGGCGCTGTCGCCGGTGAGGATCTTGACGGTGACGGCGTCGGCGGCGAGGGCGGCGATCGTCTCCGCCGCCTCCGGCAGCGGCGGATCGAAGAACGCCGCCAACCCCACCAGCACGAGATCGTGCTCGTCCGCGACGCCGAAGGAGGCCTGCGGCGCGACCGTGCGGTAGGCGACGGCGAGAACGCGAAACCCCTTCCGTCCGAGGTCCCCGACCAACGCCTCGGCTCGCGCGCGTGCCGTGTCGTCGAGCGGGCTCGCGACGCCGGCGATCTCGACCGCCGTGCACACCGCGAGCACGCTCTCGGGCGCGCCTTTGGCGACGAGCACGGTACGCCCGCCCTCTTCCACCACGACCGACAGCCGCCGGCGCGTGA from Candidatus Eisenbacteria bacterium harbors:
- the acsA gene encoding acetate--CoA ligase → MQEDRARIHKPARFRVPPNLTDYDAACAAFRWEEARAELEGLPDGGLNIAHEAVFRHVAAGRGDRIALRWLGRGGGRREVTYAELADLTGRFAAVLDDLGVRGGDRVYALLGRVPELFAVALGTLAHGAVFCPLFSAFGPEPIRARLALGGARVLVTTEAIHRRKVEALRSALPELEHVLLAGELGAVTTVPGTRDLATLLRAATPRRAVAPTRPETPALLHFTSGTTGRPKGALHVHEAVVAHHATGRLALDLHPDDVYWCTADPGWVTGTSYGIVAPLALGTTCVVDEAEFDVGRWYDTLARERITVWYTAPTAIRLLMKAGAAEARARDLSALRFLASVGEPLNAEAVIWSHETFGIPFHDNWWQTETGGIMIANFAAMEVRPGSMGRPLPGVTAAIVRREAGGGAAVVHEPDVQGELALAPGWPSMFRGYWHEDERYRKCFAGGWYLTGDLARRDADGYFWFVGRGDDVIKTSGHLIGPFEVESVLMEHPAVAEAGVIGKPDPVAMEIVKAFVTLKPGVDPTDALAREIVAHARKRLGAVVAPKELEFRSTLPRTRSGKIMRRLLRARELGLPEGDTSMLEDPV
- the pdhA gene encoding pyruvate dehydrogenase (acetyl-transferring) E1 component subunit alpha — protein: MLRIRRFEEKAAELYTQGKIRGFLHLCIGEEAVSVGTLAALSASDNVVSTYREHGHALARGVPMAALMAELFGKVTGCCRGRGGSMHFFDVGRRFYGGNAIVGGGLPLAVGLALADQMQQRAAITLCLFGDGAVAEGEFHEAMNLAALWRLPVLFLCENNLYAMGTHVARHQAQPDIARKADGYGVPAEAVNGMDLHAVETAVAAHGAAIRNGGGPRLIEARTYRFRAHSMYDPELYRTKAEVEQWKLRDPLPAFAATLRSAGRLDDAGFAALETEVAAEIAAAVAAAEAAAWEPLDGLVRDVYTADAPETTSCA
- a CDS encoding pyruvate dehydrogenase complex E1 component subunit beta, whose product is MTYREAVRSALREILRTDARAFLMGEDVGAYGGSFACSKGLLEEFGPERVRDTPLAESTFLGAGIGAAMGGMRPIVEIMTVNFSLLALDQIVNNAATLRHMSGGQISVPLVVRMATGGGRQLAAQHSHSLEGWYAHVPGIRVAVPATPADARGMLLAAMREPDPVFLFEPAVLYPVEDEVDEAAGPADLRHALVRRAGRDLTLVAFGAALPKALAAADALAREDVSAEVVDVRVLRPLDLPTIAASVARTRRAIVVDEAWRTGGFAAEIAASLAEQVFYDLDAPIGRICGAEVPLPYPKHLEDAALPQAATIAAAARALMGRHG
- a CDS encoding dihydrolipoamide acetyltransferase family protein, with translation MADLVMPILGADMEAGVLVAWRCRPGDRVTRGDVVAEVETEKGLIEIEAYESGVVERHLVAPGTKVPVGTPLATIRGDAAPVSDGAPAALPPPVPAPPPVPAPPPVVLAVGSPAPATRARVSPAARRRAADLGVRIEDVAGSGPDAAITVADVEHAAAGSAPAGGMRRAIAAAMSRSKREIPHFYLATTVDLRAATSWLARTNGSRPVGERLLLGLLFVKAVALALHDAPELNAVWQDGGPVAREAVHVGVAITLRGGGLVAPALLDTDRRSLTELMAGFRDLVSRARAGRLRGSELGSPTITVTSLGDNGVETVFPVIYPPQVAIVGFGTVVQRPWCDGGAVVAAPVVTATLAADHRVTDGHHAAAFLAGVARRLAAPEAL
- a CDS encoding OsmC family protein, with the translated sequence MTPDDVRRRILAALVRVAPEVDPETVRPEAVLRDEYDLDSMDFLNFVIGLHEGFGIDIPESDYPALATLAGCEGYVRAHTAPPPASRGSRPAHRFEATLQWTPQDGSAMLAHVVSFTGRPDLAMSAPPQFHGDGTRLSPEELFVASLASCQLLTYLALAKRAGVAVARYEDHAVATLAAVDRGMRITEVVLRPRIVVAPGGDAAKARALVDAAHDACFVARSITSAVRIEPEVVVA
- the mgtA gene encoding magnesium-translocating P-type ATPase: MDAAIARVPAATEPPPIVGLTTEEARLRLRQVGPNEVAPPPRFAALRALAGYATNPLVLILVAASMVSAALGQVPSALIVLLMVVLSIVLNFVQSYRSQRAATLLRDRIAPMATVVRDGRMAVVPVREVVPGDVVHLAVGDLVPADARIVAAKDLFVNEAALTGESVPREKHVAADPAIGMIYRGTSVTSGIGTAEVLRTGTATQFGHIAATLAARPPETEYERGTREFGVLVLRIVVSLVLFAFLASAFVRHEPFEAFMFAVALAVGLTPELLPMIVAVTLARGAVRMARQKVIVKHLAAIENLGSMDVLCCDKTGTLTEGRITVDRHVDLTGQDSEAAIRFAALNSFHQTGLRSPMDEAILQHEHPAVEGSRLVDEIPFDFTRRRLSVVVEEGGRTVLVAKGAPESVLAVCTAVEIAGVASPLDDTARARAEALVGDLGRKGFRVLAVAYRTVAPQASFGVADEHDLVLVGLAAFFDPPLPEAAETIAALAADAVTVKILTGDSAEVAEHLCATVGIDAGRIVRGPDIDPLSTMALGALAERTTVFARITPAHKDRIVRALHARGHVVGCIGDGINDASALHSADVGISVADAVDVAREAADIILVEKRLAVLHDGIVEGRRSFGNVMKYVLMGTSSNFGNMLSMALASLLLPFLPMLPLQILLANFLYDCSQVAIPTDEVDRADLAAPRGWDAAFIRRFMLVLGPLSSVYDLATFAVLLWLFQADPSLFRTGWFVESLATQTLVVFVIRTRERPWRSRPSPALVGGVLGVVAIGIALPFSPVASLLGFHALPGSFFVFLAVVVVTYLAMVELLKTRLGVWTPGGPARAAVTSPRAA